A portion of the Gossypium arboreum isolate Shixiya-1 chromosome 8, ASM2569848v2, whole genome shotgun sequence genome contains these proteins:
- the LOC108467589 gene encoding uncharacterized protein LOC108467589 isoform X2 has translation MYVGSNLNSTSSSSPYLESCSSDDFIEFCLSSDNKMDVSFGFKPDDDAACNPHKPLEGDSFSRTSSRANFSPIRKMLDPLVKAKSPPSPLGYVTVTDADNVDTSVMGNTRRNKTCRKSLLHDFSHNAESDFDFFEKVNVHSPIHLHGCLKLGAKHGVPFFEFSMNEPGDVFLAKTLKANNGFNWVYTFHSVGNKKKTNAGISGPSDNSSKDSASIIAQMQVSSRLCSEMKEGGEVDNSVVTEFVLYDIARAKQRVTVLGSTDVHKAPACSNVVTLKDHLNHACDSDEIEFINGPPAKLHPNLEIAAIVIQVPFKNRESLKYRRGDKTDDRNHLNPLNVSMTEESKSTIQDSRSQEKVKVVIPTGNHGFPCAGTRGPSSLLDRWRIGGGCDCGGWDMACPLVVFGNPGLNCLEDRLLVDKEQPFQLFHQGAKENTPALTMTAIEGGYAIDFHAKLSTLQAFSICVAVLHCTETSAASTGETEGKHSSQYNSLKMLIEEEVKSLIKAVTEEETKNKKKKKVSKKVEAIPPSYVINPPFSPIARV, from the exons ATGTATGTCGGCTCGAACTTGAACTCAACATCCTCTAGCAGCCCTTATTTGGAATCATGTTCATCTGATGATTTCATTGAATTCTGTCTAagttcagataacaagatggacGTTAGTTTCGGATTTAAACCCGACGATGACGCAGCTTGTAATCCGCACAAACCGCTTGAAGGTGACTCATTCTCCAGGACCAGCTCAAGGGCTAACTTTAGTCCTATTAGAAAAATGTTGGATCCATTGGTGAAAGCAAAGTCTCCACCGAGTCCTTTGGGTTATGTCACGGTCACGGATGCTGACAATGTTGATACTAGTGTGATGGGAAATACGAGAAGAAATAAGACATGTCGGAAATCTTTGTTACATGACTTCTCGCATAATGCTGAATCGGATTTCGACTTTTTCGAGAAAGTCAACGTTCACTCACCGATTCACCTACATGGTTGTCTTAAGTTGGGAGCTAAACATGGGGTACCCTTTTTTGAGTTCTCAATGAATGAACCAGGAGATGTTTTTCTAGCCAAAACATTGAAGGCAAATAATGGTTTCAATTGGGTATATACCTTTCACTCTGTTGGCAATAAAAAGAAAACCAATGCTGGTATATCAGGACCAAGTGATAATAGTAGCAAAGATTCTGCTTCAATTATTGCCCAGATGCAAGTTTCAAGCCGTTTATGCTCAGAAATGAAGGAGGGTGGGGAAGTTGACAACTCTGTGGTTACGGAGTTTGTTTTGTATGATATCGCACGTGCTAAACAACGTGTTACTGTCCTTGGATCCACTGATGTTCATAAAGCCCCTGCCTGCTCTAATGTGGTGACGCTTAAAGATCATTTAAACCATGCTTGTGACAGTGATGAGATTGAATTCATAAATGGACCACCTGCCAAATTGCATCCAAACCTTGAAATAGCAGCCATAGTCATTCAAGTACCATTTAAGAATAGAGAGAGCTTAAAATACAGAAGAGGAGATAAAACTGATGATAGGAACCACTTAAACCCACTCAATGTCTCTATGACTGAAGAAAGCAAAAGCACAATACAAGACAGCAGGAGCCAAGAGAAGGTGAAGGTTGTTATTCCAACCGGAAATCACGGCTTTCCGTGTGCTGGGACTCGGGGTCCTTCATCACTACTTGATAGGTGGAGGATTGGTGGAGGCTGTGATTGTGGTGGCTGGGACATGGCTTGTCCCCTTGTTGTTTTTGGCAATCCTGGTCTAAATTGTTTAGAAGATCGACTACTAGTGGATAAGGAGCAGCCTTTTCAACTTTTTCATCAG GGTGCCAAAGAGAATACACCGGCGTTGACCATGACGGCCATTGAAGGAGGGTATGCAATCGATTTTCATGCAAAGTTATCCACATTACAAGCGTTTTCCATTTGTGTTGCAGTTCTACATTGTACAGAAACCTCTGCTGCTTCTACTGGGGAGACAGAAGGCAAACATTCATCACAATACAATTCCTTAAAAATGCTTATCGAGGAGGAAGTGAAATCGTTAATAAAAGCGGTCACGGAGGAAGAGACGAAgaataagaagaaaaagaaagtcaGCAAGAAGGTGGAAGCTATCCCACCATCCTATGTGATTAACCCTCCTTTCTCACCAATCGCTCGTGTCTAA
- the LOC108467589 gene encoding uncharacterized protein LOC108467589 isoform X1, producing MKSTSTVKGRRKIELSCGSDTSFSFRIVDSLCNSEEESSQRGRDLVMYVGSNLNSTSSSSPYLESCSSDDFIEFCLSSDNKMDVSFGFKPDDDAACNPHKPLEGDSFSRTSSRANFSPIRKMLDPLVKAKSPPSPLGYVTVTDADNVDTSVMGNTRRNKTCRKSLLHDFSHNAESDFDFFEKVNVHSPIHLHGCLKLGAKHGVPFFEFSMNEPGDVFLAKTLKANNGFNWVYTFHSVGNKKKTNAGISGPSDNSSKDSASIIAQMQVSSRLCSEMKEGGEVDNSVVTEFVLYDIARAKQRVTVLGSTDVHKAPACSNVVTLKDHLNHACDSDEIEFINGPPAKLHPNLEIAAIVIQVPFKNRESLKYRRGDKTDDRNHLNPLNVSMTEESKSTIQDSRSQEKVKVVIPTGNHGFPCAGTRGPSSLLDRWRIGGGCDCGGWDMACPLVVFGNPGLNCLEDRLLVDKEQPFQLFHQGAKENTPALTMTAIEGGYAIDFHAKLSTLQAFSICVAVLHCTETSAASTGETEGKHSSQYNSLKMLIEEEVKSLIKAVTEEETKNKKKKKVSKKVEAIPPSYVINPPFSPIARV from the exons ATGAAAAGTACAAGCACTGTCAAGGGGAGGAGAAAAATTGAATTATCTTGTGGTAGTGACACTTCTTTTTCCTTCAGAATTGTTGATTCTCTTTGTAATTCAGAAGAGGAAAGCTCGCAGCGAGGAAGAGATCTGGTGATGTATGTCGGCTCGAACTTGAACTCAACATCCTCTAGCAGCCCTTATTTGGAATCATGTTCATCTGATGATTTCATTGAATTCTGTCTAagttcagataacaagatggacGTTAGTTTCGGATTTAAACCCGACGATGACGCAGCTTGTAATCCGCACAAACCGCTTGAAGGTGACTCATTCTCCAGGACCAGCTCAAGGGCTAACTTTAGTCCTATTAGAAAAATGTTGGATCCATTGGTGAAAGCAAAGTCTCCACCGAGTCCTTTGGGTTATGTCACGGTCACGGATGCTGACAATGTTGATACTAGTGTGATGGGAAATACGAGAAGAAATAAGACATGTCGGAAATCTTTGTTACATGACTTCTCGCATAATGCTGAATCGGATTTCGACTTTTTCGAGAAAGTCAACGTTCACTCACCGATTCACCTACATGGTTGTCTTAAGTTGGGAGCTAAACATGGGGTACCCTTTTTTGAGTTCTCAATGAATGAACCAGGAGATGTTTTTCTAGCCAAAACATTGAAGGCAAATAATGGTTTCAATTGGGTATATACCTTTCACTCTGTTGGCAATAAAAAGAAAACCAATGCTGGTATATCAGGACCAAGTGATAATAGTAGCAAAGATTCTGCTTCAATTATTGCCCAGATGCAAGTTTCAAGCCGTTTATGCTCAGAAATGAAGGAGGGTGGGGAAGTTGACAACTCTGTGGTTACGGAGTTTGTTTTGTATGATATCGCACGTGCTAAACAACGTGTTACTGTCCTTGGATCCACTGATGTTCATAAAGCCCCTGCCTGCTCTAATGTGGTGACGCTTAAAGATCATTTAAACCATGCTTGTGACAGTGATGAGATTGAATTCATAAATGGACCACCTGCCAAATTGCATCCAAACCTTGAAATAGCAGCCATAGTCATTCAAGTACCATTTAAGAATAGAGAGAGCTTAAAATACAGAAGAGGAGATAAAACTGATGATAGGAACCACTTAAACCCACTCAATGTCTCTATGACTGAAGAAAGCAAAAGCACAATACAAGACAGCAGGAGCCAAGAGAAGGTGAAGGTTGTTATTCCAACCGGAAATCACGGCTTTCCGTGTGCTGGGACTCGGGGTCCTTCATCACTACTTGATAGGTGGAGGATTGGTGGAGGCTGTGATTGTGGTGGCTGGGACATGGCTTGTCCCCTTGTTGTTTTTGGCAATCCTGGTCTAAATTGTTTAGAAGATCGACTACTAGTGGATAAGGAGCAGCCTTTTCAACTTTTTCATCAG GGTGCCAAAGAGAATACACCGGCGTTGACCATGACGGCCATTGAAGGAGGGTATGCAATCGATTTTCATGCAAAGTTATCCACATTACAAGCGTTTTCCATTTGTGTTGCAGTTCTACATTGTACAGAAACCTCTGCTGCTTCTACTGGGGAGACAGAAGGCAAACATTCATCACAATACAATTCCTTAAAAATGCTTATCGAGGAGGAAGTGAAATCGTTAATAAAAGCGGTCACGGAGGAAGAGACGAAgaataagaagaaaaagaaagtcaGCAAGAAGGTGGAAGCTATCCCACCATCCTATGTGATTAACCCTCCTTTCTCACCAATCGCTCGTGTCTAA
- the LOC108467589 gene encoding uncharacterized protein LOC108467589 isoform X3 has translation MDVSFGFKPDDDAACNPHKPLEGDSFSRTSSRANFSPIRKMLDPLVKAKSPPSPLGYVTVTDADNVDTSVMGNTRRNKTCRKSLLHDFSHNAESDFDFFEKVNVHSPIHLHGCLKLGAKHGVPFFEFSMNEPGDVFLAKTLKANNGFNWVYTFHSVGNKKKTNAGISGPSDNSSKDSASIIAQMQVSSRLCSEMKEGGEVDNSVVTEFVLYDIARAKQRVTVLGSTDVHKAPACSNVVTLKDHLNHACDSDEIEFINGPPAKLHPNLEIAAIVIQVPFKNRESLKYRRGDKTDDRNHLNPLNVSMTEESKSTIQDSRSQEKVKVVIPTGNHGFPCAGTRGPSSLLDRWRIGGGCDCGGWDMACPLVVFGNPGLNCLEDRLLVDKEQPFQLFHQGAKENTPALTMTAIEGGYAIDFHAKLSTLQAFSICVAVLHCTETSAASTGETEGKHSSQYNSLKMLIEEEVKSLIKAVTEEETKNKKKKKVSKKVEAIPPSYVINPPFSPIARV, from the exons atggacGTTAGTTTCGGATTTAAACCCGACGATGACGCAGCTTGTAATCCGCACAAACCGCTTGAAGGTGACTCATTCTCCAGGACCAGCTCAAGGGCTAACTTTAGTCCTATTAGAAAAATGTTGGATCCATTGGTGAAAGCAAAGTCTCCACCGAGTCCTTTGGGTTATGTCACGGTCACGGATGCTGACAATGTTGATACTAGTGTGATGGGAAATACGAGAAGAAATAAGACATGTCGGAAATCTTTGTTACATGACTTCTCGCATAATGCTGAATCGGATTTCGACTTTTTCGAGAAAGTCAACGTTCACTCACCGATTCACCTACATGGTTGTCTTAAGTTGGGAGCTAAACATGGGGTACCCTTTTTTGAGTTCTCAATGAATGAACCAGGAGATGTTTTTCTAGCCAAAACATTGAAGGCAAATAATGGTTTCAATTGGGTATATACCTTTCACTCTGTTGGCAATAAAAAGAAAACCAATGCTGGTATATCAGGACCAAGTGATAATAGTAGCAAAGATTCTGCTTCAATTATTGCCCAGATGCAAGTTTCAAGCCGTTTATGCTCAGAAATGAAGGAGGGTGGGGAAGTTGACAACTCTGTGGTTACGGAGTTTGTTTTGTATGATATCGCACGTGCTAAACAACGTGTTACTGTCCTTGGATCCACTGATGTTCATAAAGCCCCTGCCTGCTCTAATGTGGTGACGCTTAAAGATCATTTAAACCATGCTTGTGACAGTGATGAGATTGAATTCATAAATGGACCACCTGCCAAATTGCATCCAAACCTTGAAATAGCAGCCATAGTCATTCAAGTACCATTTAAGAATAGAGAGAGCTTAAAATACAGAAGAGGAGATAAAACTGATGATAGGAACCACTTAAACCCACTCAATGTCTCTATGACTGAAGAAAGCAAAAGCACAATACAAGACAGCAGGAGCCAAGAGAAGGTGAAGGTTGTTATTCCAACCGGAAATCACGGCTTTCCGTGTGCTGGGACTCGGGGTCCTTCATCACTACTTGATAGGTGGAGGATTGGTGGAGGCTGTGATTGTGGTGGCTGGGACATGGCTTGTCCCCTTGTTGTTTTTGGCAATCCTGGTCTAAATTGTTTAGAAGATCGACTACTAGTGGATAAGGAGCAGCCTTTTCAACTTTTTCATCAG GGTGCCAAAGAGAATACACCGGCGTTGACCATGACGGCCATTGAAGGAGGGTATGCAATCGATTTTCATGCAAAGTTATCCACATTACAAGCGTTTTCCATTTGTGTTGCAGTTCTACATTGTACAGAAACCTCTGCTGCTTCTACTGGGGAGACAGAAGGCAAACATTCATCACAATACAATTCCTTAAAAATGCTTATCGAGGAGGAAGTGAAATCGTTAATAAAAGCGGTCACGGAGGAAGAGACGAAgaataagaagaaaaagaaagtcaGCAAGAAGGTGGAAGCTATCCCACCATCCTATGTGATTAACCCTCCTTTCTCACCAATCGCTCGTGTCTAA
- the LOC108467797 gene encoding uncharacterized protein LOC108467797 isoform X1, protein MRNRRVAQVSTSDDEDEVPMTRRRSRSEDKRPERKRKKMKLQDEDDEEDDEQMESNKRKKKKKQDEEEEEEPEEEGIQEDAKPIGKVVRVSGKGRGRRSHYESFEFDGNRYDLEDPVLLVPEDTKQKPYVAIIKDISQTKDGSIMVTGQWFYRPEEAEKKGGRSWPLNDTRELFYSFHRDEVPAESVMHKCVVHFVPIHKQIPNRKEHPGFIVQNVYDTVERKLWKLTDKDYEDNKQHEIDLLVQKTLSRLRDLPDLEFDSTAAVFDQEEQLKAKRTLRKKNISPLDVTRNDEGSTRSNQSLKAETPGSCPSNTNEYYTILSKAKVLTGETHRDKWMTRLLQGVQYMCSCPDGLERERDIKSPRIANGSQEKSSNSSKSFTWPDAAVPAITALEKASHDALCSDFQKYNQKLRQLEFNLKNNAFLARRLLNGELEPSTILNMSPNELKEGLTAEETAKKEPDESERMQMTDARCSRCMEFKVGLRDIIQAGHGDRYQLECGACGHSWYASRDEAASLTIEPSLPKLPVRCDQPQLSLKNSEKLVSLRESESAVKVE, encoded by the exons ATGAGGAACAGAAGGGTTGCTCAGGTGTCCACTAGCGACGACGAGGATGAAGTACCGATGACTCGCAGACGGTCTCGGTCCGAAGATAAGAGACCAGAAAGGAAGAGGAAGAAAATGAAGTTACAAGACGAAGACGATGAAGAGGATGATGAGCAGATGGAATCCAataagaggaagaagaagaagaagcaagacgaggaagaagaagaagagccgGAGGAAGAGGGAATTCAGGAGGATGCCAAGCCGATAGGGAAAGTCGTTAGGGTTTCTGGGAAAGGGAGAGGGAGGAGGAGTCATTATGAGAGTTTTGAGTTTGATGGCAATCGATATGATCTC GAGGATCCGGTTCTTTTAGTTCCTGAAGATACAAAGCAAAAGCCTTATGTGGCTATCATTAAG GACATTAGTCAGACTAAAGATGGGAGCATTATGGTTACCGGGCAGTGGTTTTATCGCCCTGAAGAGGCTGAGAAAAAAGGCGGTCGAAGCTGGCCATTAAATGATACAAGGGAACTTTTCTATAGCTTCCACCGTGATGAGGTTCCAGCAGAATCCGTGATGCACAAGTGTGTGGTGCACTTTGTTCCCATACACAAGCAAATTCCAAACCGTAAAGAGCATCCAGGTTTTATTGTGCAGAATGTCTATGACACAGTGGAACGGAAGCTTTGGAAGCTGACTGATAAAGATTATGAGGATAATAAACAGCATGAGATTGATCTTCTTGTTCAGAAAACTTTATCGCGATTGAGAGACCTTCCTGACCTTGAGTTTGATTCTACTGCTGCAGTTTTTGATCAGGAAGAGCAGTTGAAGGCAAAAAGAACTCTCAGAAAAAAGAACATTTCACCCCTTGATGTTACCAGGAATGATGAAGGAAGTACCAGGTCTAATCAAAGTTTGAAAGCTGAAACACCTGGAAGCTGTCCAAGTAATACCAATGAATATTACACAATTTTGTCGAAAGCTAAGGTGCTAACTGGAGAAACCCATCGTGATAAGTGGATGACCAGGCTTCTTCAAGGAGTTCAGTACATGTGTAGTTGTCCTGATGGCTTGGAACGTGAAAGAGACATTAAGAGTCCAAGAATTGCTAATGGATCTCAAGAGAAGAGTTCAAAT AGCAGCAAATCTTTTACATGGCCAGATGCTGCTGTTCCTGCTATCACTGCCCTTGAGAAGGCCTCACATGATGCACTTTGTTCTGATTTCCAGAAGTATAACCAGAAGTTACGGCAGCTTGAGTTCAATCTTAAG AACAATGCATTTCTAGCTCGTCGTTTACTAAATGGAGAATTAGAACCTTCAACAATACTGAACATGTCGCCAAATGAGTTAAAG GAGGGTTTAACTGCAGAAGAGACGGCCAAAAAAGAGCCTGATGAGTCAGAGCGCATGCAG ATGACTGATGCTCGATGCTCAAGATGCATGGAATTTAAAGTTGGTCTAAGGGACATCATCCAAGCAGGACATGGAGACCGTTACCAG TTGGAATGTGGTGCTTGTGGACATTCCTGGTATGCTTCTAGAGATGAGGCTGCTTCACTTACAATAGAGCCCTCACTGCCAAAGTTGCCGGTAAGGTGTGATCAGCCACAGCTAAGCCTGAAAAATTCAGAGAAGCTAGTTAGTCTCCGTGAGTCAGAATCTGCAGTGAAGGTAGAGTAG
- the LOC108467797 gene encoding uncharacterized protein LOC108467797 isoform X3: MRVLSLMAIDMISVGLQEDPVLLVPEDTKQKPYVAIIKDISQTKDGSIMVTGQWFYRPEEAEKKGGRSWPLNDTRELFYSFHRDEVPAESVMHKCVVHFVPIHKQIPNRKEHPGFIVQNVYDTVERKLWKLTDKDYEDNKQHEIDLLVQKTLSRLRDLPDLEFDSTAAVFDQEEQLKAKRTLRKKNISPLDVTRNDEGSTRSNQSLKAETPGSCPSNTNEYYTILSKAKVLTGETHRDKWMTRLLQGVQYMCSCPDGLERERDIKSPRIANGSQEKSSNSSKSFTWPDAAVPAITALEKASHDALCSDFQKYNQKLRQLEFNLKNNAFLARRLLNGELEPSTILNMSPNELKEGLTAEETAKKEPDESERMQMTDARCSRCMEFKVGLRDIIQAGHGDRYQLECGACGHSWYASRDEAASLTIEPSLPKLPVRCDQPQLSLKNSEKLVSLRESESAVKVE; the protein is encoded by the exons ATGAGAGTTTTGAGTTTGATGGCAATCGATATGATCTC TGTTGGTTTACAGGAGGATCCGGTTCTTTTAGTTCCTGAAGATACAAAGCAAAAGCCTTATGTGGCTATCATTAAG GACATTAGTCAGACTAAAGATGGGAGCATTATGGTTACCGGGCAGTGGTTTTATCGCCCTGAAGAGGCTGAGAAAAAAGGCGGTCGAAGCTGGCCATTAAATGATACAAGGGAACTTTTCTATAGCTTCCACCGTGATGAGGTTCCAGCAGAATCCGTGATGCACAAGTGTGTGGTGCACTTTGTTCCCATACACAAGCAAATTCCAAACCGTAAAGAGCATCCAGGTTTTATTGTGCAGAATGTCTATGACACAGTGGAACGGAAGCTTTGGAAGCTGACTGATAAAGATTATGAGGATAATAAACAGCATGAGATTGATCTTCTTGTTCAGAAAACTTTATCGCGATTGAGAGACCTTCCTGACCTTGAGTTTGATTCTACTGCTGCAGTTTTTGATCAGGAAGAGCAGTTGAAGGCAAAAAGAACTCTCAGAAAAAAGAACATTTCACCCCTTGATGTTACCAGGAATGATGAAGGAAGTACCAGGTCTAATCAAAGTTTGAAAGCTGAAACACCTGGAAGCTGTCCAAGTAATACCAATGAATATTACACAATTTTGTCGAAAGCTAAGGTGCTAACTGGAGAAACCCATCGTGATAAGTGGATGACCAGGCTTCTTCAAGGAGTTCAGTACATGTGTAGTTGTCCTGATGGCTTGGAACGTGAAAGAGACATTAAGAGTCCAAGAATTGCTAATGGATCTCAAGAGAAGAGTTCAAAT AGCAGCAAATCTTTTACATGGCCAGATGCTGCTGTTCCTGCTATCACTGCCCTTGAGAAGGCCTCACATGATGCACTTTGTTCTGATTTCCAGAAGTATAACCAGAAGTTACGGCAGCTTGAGTTCAATCTTAAG AACAATGCATTTCTAGCTCGTCGTTTACTAAATGGAGAATTAGAACCTTCAACAATACTGAACATGTCGCCAAATGAGTTAAAG GAGGGTTTAACTGCAGAAGAGACGGCCAAAAAAGAGCCTGATGAGTCAGAGCGCATGCAG ATGACTGATGCTCGATGCTCAAGATGCATGGAATTTAAAGTTGGTCTAAGGGACATCATCCAAGCAGGACATGGAGACCGTTACCAG TTGGAATGTGGTGCTTGTGGACATTCCTGGTATGCTTCTAGAGATGAGGCTGCTTCACTTACAATAGAGCCCTCACTGCCAAAGTTGCCGGTAAGGTGTGATCAGCCACAGCTAAGCCTGAAAAATTCAGAGAAGCTAGTTAGTCTCCGTGAGTCAGAATCTGCAGTGAAGGTAGAGTAG
- the LOC108467797 gene encoding uncharacterized protein LOC108467797 isoform X2, which produces MRNRRVAQVSTSDDEDEVPMTRRRSRSEDKRPERKRKKMKLQDEDDEEDDEQMESNKRKKKKKQDEEEEEEPEEEGIQEDAKPIGKVVRVSGKGRGRRSHYESFEFDGNRYDLEDPVLLVPEDTKQKPYVAIIKDISQTKDGSIMVTGQWFYRPEEAEKKGGRSWPLNDTRELFYSFHRDEVPAESVMHKCVVHFVPIHKQIPNRKEHPGFIVQNVYDTVERKLWKLTDKDYEDNKQHEIDLLVQKTLSRLRDLPDLEFDSTAAVFDQEEQLKAKRTLRKKNISPLDVTRNDEGSTRSNQSLKAETPGSCPSNTNEYYTILSKAKVLTGETHRDKWMTRLLQGVQYMCSCPDGLERERDIKSPRIANGSQEKSSNSSKSFTWPDAAVPAITALEKASHDALCSDFQKYNQKLRQLEFNLKNNAFLARRLLNGELEPSTILNMSPNELKEGLTAEETAKKEPDESERMQMTDARCSRCMEFKVGLRDIIQAGHGDRYQIIVCQG; this is translated from the exons ATGAGGAACAGAAGGGTTGCTCAGGTGTCCACTAGCGACGACGAGGATGAAGTACCGATGACTCGCAGACGGTCTCGGTCCGAAGATAAGAGACCAGAAAGGAAGAGGAAGAAAATGAAGTTACAAGACGAAGACGATGAAGAGGATGATGAGCAGATGGAATCCAataagaggaagaagaagaagaagcaagacgaggaagaagaagaagagccgGAGGAAGAGGGAATTCAGGAGGATGCCAAGCCGATAGGGAAAGTCGTTAGGGTTTCTGGGAAAGGGAGAGGGAGGAGGAGTCATTATGAGAGTTTTGAGTTTGATGGCAATCGATATGATCTC GAGGATCCGGTTCTTTTAGTTCCTGAAGATACAAAGCAAAAGCCTTATGTGGCTATCATTAAG GACATTAGTCAGACTAAAGATGGGAGCATTATGGTTACCGGGCAGTGGTTTTATCGCCCTGAAGAGGCTGAGAAAAAAGGCGGTCGAAGCTGGCCATTAAATGATACAAGGGAACTTTTCTATAGCTTCCACCGTGATGAGGTTCCAGCAGAATCCGTGATGCACAAGTGTGTGGTGCACTTTGTTCCCATACACAAGCAAATTCCAAACCGTAAAGAGCATCCAGGTTTTATTGTGCAGAATGTCTATGACACAGTGGAACGGAAGCTTTGGAAGCTGACTGATAAAGATTATGAGGATAATAAACAGCATGAGATTGATCTTCTTGTTCAGAAAACTTTATCGCGATTGAGAGACCTTCCTGACCTTGAGTTTGATTCTACTGCTGCAGTTTTTGATCAGGAAGAGCAGTTGAAGGCAAAAAGAACTCTCAGAAAAAAGAACATTTCACCCCTTGATGTTACCAGGAATGATGAAGGAAGTACCAGGTCTAATCAAAGTTTGAAAGCTGAAACACCTGGAAGCTGTCCAAGTAATACCAATGAATATTACACAATTTTGTCGAAAGCTAAGGTGCTAACTGGAGAAACCCATCGTGATAAGTGGATGACCAGGCTTCTTCAAGGAGTTCAGTACATGTGTAGTTGTCCTGATGGCTTGGAACGTGAAAGAGACATTAAGAGTCCAAGAATTGCTAATGGATCTCAAGAGAAGAGTTCAAAT AGCAGCAAATCTTTTACATGGCCAGATGCTGCTGTTCCTGCTATCACTGCCCTTGAGAAGGCCTCACATGATGCACTTTGTTCTGATTTCCAGAAGTATAACCAGAAGTTACGGCAGCTTGAGTTCAATCTTAAG AACAATGCATTTCTAGCTCGTCGTTTACTAAATGGAGAATTAGAACCTTCAACAATACTGAACATGTCGCCAAATGAGTTAAAG GAGGGTTTAACTGCAGAAGAGACGGCCAAAAAAGAGCCTGATGAGTCAGAGCGCATGCAG ATGACTGATGCTCGATGCTCAAGATGCATGGAATTTAAAGTTGGTCTAAGGGACATCATCCAAGCAGGACATGGAGACCGTTACCAG ATAATTGTATGTCAGGGGTGA